A part of Biomphalaria glabrata chromosome 3, xgBioGlab47.1, whole genome shotgun sequence genomic DNA contains:
- the LOC106074178 gene encoding uncharacterized protein DDB_G0271670-like isoform X1: MFLFLILFAKGNKFLEDYLLRRKRYLDSSNCCLEMYFFMLSFLVTTCLAQGLSSKSSPGTPSNKMMMSLDTIVAQVTTTVPLSSSTTISYENSTLSPSSSSTSEKTSTVPLSSSSSSETTSMVPSTSSSSSSETTSMVPSTSSSSSSETTSMVPSTSSSSSSETTSMVPSTSSSSSSETTSMVAPTSSSSSSETASTVPLSSLSRSHTSVTQPSSTTGTSTSASTTRTEQFTTSASATTISTASPSIQTSSSDAPINTTPGISKVTSTKMPSPEYTIKISETNLLIDSGDIFLELEGPKNTTIKNISLVIQNATVSYSERNAKLRPLEGIFNDDGFFVTNLSSIHKQITDWTSVLIVLLNSTSKSELDSLVYSTDSKIPIDSRVNESYFQDSLITFNPKNLPQINVSFSRCSSTGSSKAFVVTMPTRNKKNTCQLNFTQKLELKMTSPTACVKDTLPQDFKDILTKNLILAVNKKKSCGFSWNMINVLQEKPECHSDKSLEVTVSFSISSAFQNQLAQIVDGYKSFLTDKTLTMNDRVWSLDKCFENCFPSIKPPTNNDDDKIRLTVAVVVSCIGVFLIVLIAVVVYMKNKRHRILQFRMTRLDDDEDDLIGDMDDFVGNQGPTFRTFR, encoded by the exons TTGAGAAGGAAAAGATACCTAGATTCATCAAACTGTTGCTTGGAGATGTATTTCTTCATGTTGTCTTTCTTGGTTACCACTTGCTTGGCCCAAG GATTATCCTCCAAGTCCTCCCCAGGTACCCCTTCTAATAAGATGATGATGTCATTAGATACCATTGTTGCACAAGTCACTACCACTGTGCCCTTATCATCTAGTACCACCATTTCATATGAAAATTCCACACTGTCCCCATCATCTAGTAGCACTTCAGAGAAAACATCCACAGTGCCCTTATCTAGTTCCTCCAGTTCAGAGACAACTTCCATGGTGCCTTCAACATCTAGTTCCTCCAGTTCAGAGACAACTTCCATGGTGCCTTCAACATCTAGTTCCTCCAGTTCAGAGACAACTTCCATGGTGCCTTCAACATCTAGTTCCTCCAGTTCAGAGACAACTTCCATGGTGCCTTCAACATCTAGTTCCTCCAGCTCAGAGACAACTTCCATGGTGGCTCCAACATCTAGTTCCTCCAGTTCAGAGACAGCTTCCACAGTGCCTTTATCTAGTTTGAGCCGTTCACATACCTCAGTGACCCAACCATCTAGTACTACTGGTACCAGTACTTCAGCCAGTACCACAAGAACTGAACAATTTACTACCAGTGCCTCAGCAACTACGATCAGTACTGCAAGCCCTTCCATCCAGACTAGCTCATCAGATGCACCTATAAATACAACACCAGGCATATCAAAA GTGACAAGTACCAAAATGCCTTCCCCTGAGTACACCATCAAGATCAGTGAAACCAATCTATTAATTGATTCTGGTGATATCTTTTTAGAGCTTGAAG GTCCCAAAAATACAACGATTAAGAACATTTCATTGGTCATTCAGAATGCAACAGTGAGTTATTCAGAAAGGAATGCAAAATTGAGACCCCTGGAAGGTATCTTTAACGATGATGGCTTTTTTGTCACCAATTTGTCTTCCATTCACAAA CAAATCACGGACTGGACCTCTGTGCTGATAGTGCTCTTGAACTCCACAAGTAAATCTGAATTGGATTCTCTGGTCTACTCAACAGACAGCAAAATTCCAATAGATAGCAGAGTGAATGAAAGCTACTTTCAAGATAGTTTGATAACATTTAATCCAAA GAATCTTCCGCAAATTAATGTGTCCTTCTCGAGATGCTCATCAACAGGTTCCTCCAAAGCTTTTGTTGTCACCATGCCAACCAGAAATAAGAAGAACACATGTCAGCTGAATTTTACCCAAAAACTTGAGTTGAAAATGACGTCTCCCACAGCTTGTGTCAAAGACACCCTGCCCCAAGATTTTAAAGACATTCTGACTAAAAATCTTATCCTTGCAGTGAACAAAAAGAAATCCTGTGGTTTTTCATGGAACATGATCAATG TTCTTCAAGAAAAGCCAGAGTGTCATAGTGACAAAAGTTTGGAAGTGACAGTCAGTTTCAGCATCTCTTCAGCATTCCAAAACCAACTTGCTCAGATAGTGGACGGCTACAAAAGTTTTCTGACTGATAAAACTCTCACTATGAATGACAGAGTTTGGTCTCTAGACAAGTGCTTTGAGAACTGCTTCCCTTCCATCAAGCCACCTACAAACAATGATG ATGACAAGATTAGGTTGACGGTGGCTGTGGTGGTATCATGTATTGGTGTCTTTTTGATTGTCCTCATTGCTGTGGTTGTttacatgaaaaataaaagacacAGAATTCT TCAGTTCCGCATGACCAGACTGGATGATGACGAGGATGATTTGATAGGAGATATGGATGACTTTGTTGGCAATCAAGGACCAACTTTTCGTACTTTCAGATGA
- the LOC106074178 gene encoding uncharacterized protein DDB_G0271670-like isoform X2 encodes MYFFMLSFLVTTCLAQGLSSKSSPGTPSNKMMMSLDTIVAQVTTTVPLSSSTTISYENSTLSPSSSSTSEKTSTVPLSSSSSSETTSMVPSTSSSSSSETTSMVPSTSSSSSSETTSMVPSTSSSSSSETTSMVPSTSSSSSSETTSMVAPTSSSSSSETASTVPLSSLSRSHTSVTQPSSTTGTSTSASTTRTEQFTTSASATTISTASPSIQTSSSDAPINTTPGISKVTSTKMPSPEYTIKISETNLLIDSGDIFLELEGPKNTTIKNISLVIQNATVSYSERNAKLRPLEGIFNDDGFFVTNLSSIHKQITDWTSVLIVLLNSTSKSELDSLVYSTDSKIPIDSRVNESYFQDSLITFNPKNLPQINVSFSRCSSTGSSKAFVVTMPTRNKKNTCQLNFTQKLELKMTSPTACVKDTLPQDFKDILTKNLILAVNKKKSCGFSWNMINVLQEKPECHSDKSLEVTVSFSISSAFQNQLAQIVDGYKSFLTDKTLTMNDRVWSLDKCFENCFPSIKPPTNNDDDKIRLTVAVVVSCIGVFLIVLIAVVVYMKNKRHRILQFRMTRLDDDEDDLIGDMDDFVGNQGPTFRTFR; translated from the exons ATGTATTTCTTCATGTTGTCTTTCTTGGTTACCACTTGCTTGGCCCAAG GATTATCCTCCAAGTCCTCCCCAGGTACCCCTTCTAATAAGATGATGATGTCATTAGATACCATTGTTGCACAAGTCACTACCACTGTGCCCTTATCATCTAGTACCACCATTTCATATGAAAATTCCACACTGTCCCCATCATCTAGTAGCACTTCAGAGAAAACATCCACAGTGCCCTTATCTAGTTCCTCCAGTTCAGAGACAACTTCCATGGTGCCTTCAACATCTAGTTCCTCCAGTTCAGAGACAACTTCCATGGTGCCTTCAACATCTAGTTCCTCCAGTTCAGAGACAACTTCCATGGTGCCTTCAACATCTAGTTCCTCCAGTTCAGAGACAACTTCCATGGTGCCTTCAACATCTAGTTCCTCCAGCTCAGAGACAACTTCCATGGTGGCTCCAACATCTAGTTCCTCCAGTTCAGAGACAGCTTCCACAGTGCCTTTATCTAGTTTGAGCCGTTCACATACCTCAGTGACCCAACCATCTAGTACTACTGGTACCAGTACTTCAGCCAGTACCACAAGAACTGAACAATTTACTACCAGTGCCTCAGCAACTACGATCAGTACTGCAAGCCCTTCCATCCAGACTAGCTCATCAGATGCACCTATAAATACAACACCAGGCATATCAAAA GTGACAAGTACCAAAATGCCTTCCCCTGAGTACACCATCAAGATCAGTGAAACCAATCTATTAATTGATTCTGGTGATATCTTTTTAGAGCTTGAAG GTCCCAAAAATACAACGATTAAGAACATTTCATTGGTCATTCAGAATGCAACAGTGAGTTATTCAGAAAGGAATGCAAAATTGAGACCCCTGGAAGGTATCTTTAACGATGATGGCTTTTTTGTCACCAATTTGTCTTCCATTCACAAA CAAATCACGGACTGGACCTCTGTGCTGATAGTGCTCTTGAACTCCACAAGTAAATCTGAATTGGATTCTCTGGTCTACTCAACAGACAGCAAAATTCCAATAGATAGCAGAGTGAATGAAAGCTACTTTCAAGATAGTTTGATAACATTTAATCCAAA GAATCTTCCGCAAATTAATGTGTCCTTCTCGAGATGCTCATCAACAGGTTCCTCCAAAGCTTTTGTTGTCACCATGCCAACCAGAAATAAGAAGAACACATGTCAGCTGAATTTTACCCAAAAACTTGAGTTGAAAATGACGTCTCCCACAGCTTGTGTCAAAGACACCCTGCCCCAAGATTTTAAAGACATTCTGACTAAAAATCTTATCCTTGCAGTGAACAAAAAGAAATCCTGTGGTTTTTCATGGAACATGATCAATG TTCTTCAAGAAAAGCCAGAGTGTCATAGTGACAAAAGTTTGGAAGTGACAGTCAGTTTCAGCATCTCTTCAGCATTCCAAAACCAACTTGCTCAGATAGTGGACGGCTACAAAAGTTTTCTGACTGATAAAACTCTCACTATGAATGACAGAGTTTGGTCTCTAGACAAGTGCTTTGAGAACTGCTTCCCTTCCATCAAGCCACCTACAAACAATGATG ATGACAAGATTAGGTTGACGGTGGCTGTGGTGGTATCATGTATTGGTGTCTTTTTGATTGTCCTCATTGCTGTGGTTGTttacatgaaaaataaaagacacAGAATTCT TCAGTTCCGCATGACCAGACTGGATGATGACGAGGATGATTTGATAGGAGATATGGATGACTTTGTTGGCAATCAAGGACCAACTTTTCGTACTTTCAGATGA